The proteins below are encoded in one region of Drosophila santomea strain STO CAGO 1482 chromosome 2R, Prin_Dsan_1.1, whole genome shotgun sequence:
- the LOC120444645 gene encoding paxillin: MSTSICCRCNEEIWPRAVCSSGKTYHPHHFTCKDCGLVVDPTLFFAVDDDVVCSECYLDKHAVRCSACRTPILERGMAAAECKWHEKCFRCVSCRKSLVSTSFFEVNGYLFCRSHYRELFSSRCSGCEKPINRRAVVALSTKWHAKCFKCHLCGKKISAREFWIKNGQPICLACQPVDSQPRNLSTP; encoded by the coding sequence GGAGATTTGGCCCAGGGCAGTATGCAGCTCGGGCAAGACGTACCATCCGCACCACTTCACCTGCAAGGACTGCGGCTTGGTGGTGGATCCTACGCTGTTCTTCGCAGTGGACGACGACGTGGTTTGCAGCGAGTGCTATCTGGACAAGCATGCCGTCCGGTGCTCCGCGTGCCGGACTCCGATCCTTGAGCGCGGCATGGCTGCCGCGGAGTGCAAGTGGCACGAGAAGTGTTTCCGGTGCGTGAGCTGCAGAAAGTCGCTAGTCTCGACGAGCTTCTTTGAAGTGAACGGATACCTGTTCTGCAGGTCGCACTACCGAGAACTGTTTTCGTCCCGCTGCTCAGGCTGTGAGAAGCCCATTAATCGCCGAGCGGTGGTTGCGTTGAGCACCAAGTGGCATGCCAAGTGCTTCAAGTGCCACCTCTGTGGCAAAAAAATCAGCGCTCGGGAATTCTGGATCAAGAACGGACAACCCATTTGCCTagcctgtcagcctgtagaCTCGCAGCCCCGAAACTTGTCAACCCCATAA